One window of the Bradyrhizobium sp. NP1 genome contains the following:
- a CDS encoding glycosyltransferase family 39 protein, with protein sequence MSSITTSAIDLPSRRSVDRTCDDLAMLVLAVVAVVAGLTFRDYGLGWDDYTHAEYADLLLRMYGSGFKDTGALSFANLYMYGGGFDMAAALLHKVIPLELFETRRLLGAIVGVIGLAVTWRLGRRVGGPVAGLATLLLLALCPTFYGHMFMNPKDAPFAVAMAILMLGLVRLAEEYPSPSPRTILIVGLGSGLSLGSRVLGGLALIYALIGFIPLLAEEFRTQGAGEAARRFAHVVYVLVPGLVLGYLIMGLIWPWSIIEPGNPFQAVTYFSHFFEKPWKEMFDGALVSVPDMPWSYLPTLFALQLPEVLLGLTLAGVIGSFVVLPRKDVTARRKTILLMLMLAAMLPLVTAMVKRPALYNGIRHFIFVIPPMTVLAGLSFAWIMNWLGDNKRSWQPAVLAIFLFGLLLSLGEMIRLHPYQYTHFNHIAGTVRGADDRYMLDYWGLALKQASDGLRDQLEERQEGPPPGRKWKVAVCGPQRPAQVALGPDFTIGWDSHAADFAMTLGEFYCKGLTAPVMVEIKRDDVVFARVYDIRGRSISGLLSIPAP encoded by the coding sequence ATGTCATCCATCACGACCTCCGCCATCGACCTGCCGTCGCGGCGCTCGGTGGACCGGACCTGCGACGACCTTGCCATGCTGGTGCTGGCCGTGGTCGCCGTCGTTGCCGGACTGACCTTTCGCGATTACGGCCTGGGCTGGGACGATTACACCCACGCCGAATATGCCGACCTGTTGCTGCGGATGTATGGCTCCGGGTTCAAGGACACCGGCGCGCTGTCCTTTGCCAATCTCTATATGTATGGCGGCGGTTTCGACATGGCCGCTGCCCTTTTGCACAAGGTCATTCCGCTAGAATTGTTCGAAACCCGCCGCCTGCTCGGTGCAATCGTCGGCGTGATCGGGCTTGCGGTGACTTGGCGGCTCGGCCGCCGTGTCGGCGGTCCGGTCGCCGGCCTTGCAACGCTGCTCCTGCTCGCGCTGTGCCCGACCTTCTATGGGCACATGTTCATGAACCCGAAGGATGCGCCGTTCGCCGTCGCGATGGCCATCCTGATGCTGGGGCTGGTTCGCCTGGCCGAAGAATATCCCTCGCCGAGCCCGCGGACCATCCTGATTGTCGGGCTTGGCTCCGGGCTGTCGCTCGGATCACGCGTGCTCGGGGGGCTCGCGCTGATCTATGCACTGATCGGTTTCATTCCGCTGCTTGCGGAGGAGTTCCGCACCCAGGGCGCCGGCGAAGCCGCACGTCGCTTCGCCCATGTCGTCTACGTGCTCGTGCCGGGCCTGGTGCTCGGCTATCTGATCATGGGTCTGATCTGGCCGTGGTCCATCATCGAGCCCGGCAATCCATTCCAGGCCGTGACCTATTTCTCGCACTTCTTCGAAAAGCCCTGGAAGGAGATGTTCGACGGCGCGCTGGTGTCGGTGCCGGACATGCCCTGGTCGTATCTGCCGACCCTGTTCGCGCTGCAGCTTCCCGAGGTGCTGCTGGGACTGACCCTCGCCGGCGTGATCGGCAGTTTCGTGGTGCTGCCGCGCAAGGACGTCACCGCAAGGCGCAAGACCATCCTGCTGATGCTGATGCTGGCGGCCATGCTGCCGCTCGTGACCGCGATGGTGAAGCGGCCGGCGCTCTACAACGGCATCCGGCATTTCATCTTCGTGATTCCGCCGATGACGGTGCTCGCGGGACTTTCCTTCGCCTGGATCATGAACTGGCTCGGCGACAACAAGCGGAGCTGGCAGCCGGCGGTGCTGGCGATTTTCCTCTTCGGCCTGCTGCTCTCGCTCGGCGAGATGATCCGCCTGCACCCCTATCAGTACACGCACTTCAACCATATAGCCGGCACCGTGCGCGGCGCCGACGACCGCTACATGCTGGATTATTGGGGCCTCGCGCTGAAGCAGGCCTCCGACGGCCTGCGCGATCAGCTTGAAGAGCGACAGGAAGGGCCGCCGCCGGGCCGCAAATGGAAGGTCGCAGTGTGCGGTCCGCAGCGACCGGCGCAGGTTGCGCTCGGCCCCGATTTCACCATCGGATGGGACAGCCATGCTGCTGATTTCGCGATGACGCTCGGCGAGTTCTACTGCAAGGGCCTGACCGCGCCCGTCATGGTCGAGATCAAGCGCGACGACGTCGTGTTCGCGCGCGTCTACGACATCCGTGGCCGCAGCATCTCCGGCCTGCTCTCGATCCCGGCGCCGTAA
- a CDS encoding DUF308 domain-containing protein produces MVMALLVAGIGCVLAGLAALVFGIPNNQFGLGNTLILVGTVGVCAGLILIGLSQVVQELKLIARRLGSATTADQRKRAPLPALGAPAPGMAAPEAGIPFGRDPTDMEPPGGDEPAAPMAPPPPPPWHEEAAARDRVRVDTPAGAPAEPTSPGGKPRRNLLFSSVSRKERERAAGRAGDAPPSEPAVAPPVVPPAVPEPVPPASFDEAWPKSERGRGEAPPRRAGGRAPSTFEPGAPATGEEAPPVTVLKSGVVDGMAYSLYSDGSIEAQMPEGMMRFASIDELRAHLDQRPS; encoded by the coding sequence ATGGTTATGGCCTTGTTGGTCGCGGGGATCGGCTGTGTGCTGGCCGGGCTCGCGGCGCTCGTTTTCGGGATACCGAACAACCAATTCGGGCTCGGCAACACCCTGATTCTGGTCGGCACGGTCGGGGTTTGCGCGGGATTGATCCTGATTGGGCTTTCCCAGGTCGTGCAGGAACTCAAGCTGATCGCCCGGCGGCTCGGAAGCGCAACCACGGCCGACCAGCGGAAACGCGCGCCTTTGCCGGCGCTGGGTGCGCCGGCGCCTGGGATGGCCGCCCCCGAAGCCGGCATTCCGTTCGGCCGCGACCCCACGGACATGGAACCGCCCGGTGGTGACGAACCCGCAGCCCCGATGGCCCCGCCGCCTCCACCGCCGTGGCACGAGGAAGCCGCCGCGCGCGACCGCGTGCGGGTCGATACTCCCGCCGGCGCGCCGGCCGAGCCAACCTCGCCGGGCGGCAAGCCTCGGCGCAACCTGTTGTTCTCGTCGGTTTCCCGCAAGGAGCGCGAACGCGCAGCCGGCCGTGCCGGCGATGCGCCGCCGTCCGAACCAGCCGTCGCGCCTCCGGTCGTGCCGCCCGCGGTACCCGAGCCGGTCCCCCCGGCGAGCTTCGACGAGGCCTGGCCGAAATCGGAGCGCGGACGGGGCGAGGCGCCGCCGCGCCGCGCCGGCGGCCGCGCGCCGTCAACCTTCGAGCCTGGCGCGCCTGCAACTGGTGAGGAGGCGCCGCCGGTGACCGTGCTGAAATCAGGCGTGGTCGACGGCATGGCCTATTCGCTCTACTCCGACGGCTCGATCGAGGCCCAGATGCCCGAGGGCATGATGCGCTTCGCCTCGATCGACGAGCTGCGCGCCCATCTCGATCAGCGCCCGTCATAG
- a CDS encoding MucR family transcriptional regulator, whose amino-acid sequence MSDAGKSFIDLTANIVSAYLSNNPTPAAEIPNLISQVHAALVRVSSGRPETPLEPAKPAVSLKKSVTADYLVCLEDGKRFKSLKRHLRTQYNMTPEQYREKWGLPPDYPMVAPNYAVARSQLAKKMGLGQQRPRRK is encoded by the coding sequence ATGAGCGATGCCGGCAAGAGCTTCATTGATCTGACCGCCAACATCGTTTCGGCCTATCTCAGCAACAATCCGACGCCGGCCGCCGAGATACCAAACCTGATCAGCCAGGTTCACGCGGCCCTGGTGCGGGTTTCCAGTGGCCGGCCTGAGACGCCGCTCGAGCCGGCCAAGCCCGCGGTGTCGCTGAAGAAGTCTGTGACGGCCGACTATCTGGTGTGCCTGGAGGATGGCAAGCGCTTCAAGTCGCTGAAGCGGCATCTGCGCACGCAGTACAACATGACGCCGGAGCAGTATCGCGAGAAGTGGGGTCTGCCGCCGGATTATCCGATGGTGGCGCCGAACTACGCGGTGGCGCGCTCGCAGCTTGCCAAGAAGATGGGGCTGGGCCAACAGCGGCCGCGCCGCAAGTAG
- a CDS encoding ATP-binding protein — protein MTVLSIFHDCLDALLHPSARHDALTRARHRAFMAPRLVGSLLAFAAFPIYLVTRGAPTALEVAGLAWLIAPILLSWFLSRTGRYESAHVLSSLALAGFIMVVAAHTGGIESFAAVWLVLIPLEAALSASRRVVALASVLALSGAALLIAAGYLDLLPPPVDPALRVALTGFGVASAILYAAGLAFGAESLAHTSVALLNLEEERYRLLARNMSDVISRHHKNGAVQFISPAAETMLGVPVATLLGHGLFDRVHVADRPAYLTALSDAARTGEARSVEFRLRREASRGERVAVDFVWVEMRCRPLERHAQDAAAPEAEVVAVMRDVTDRKLQEQALDGALVAAEQADAAKSRFLATMSHELRTPLNAIIGFSEMIAKEDTLMLDAARRREYAQLINDSGQHLLAVVNGILDMSKMEAGNFEIAPEPFAPRPALVNCCNLLALKARESGIDLATDVPQDLPDVTGDPRAFKQIVINLVSNAVKFTERGGKVMVSAGIEGERLVLRVSDTGVGIAADDLKRIGAPFFQAGKTYQRRHEGTGLGLSIVKSLVGLHSGEMTVQSKVDEGTIVTVALPLIFTAASQPSSNIATLSPAQRPPHQEPTIPVRKSA, from the coding sequence GTGACTGTGTTGAGTATCTTCCACGATTGTCTCGATGCGCTGCTGCATCCCTCGGCACGCCATGACGCGCTGACGCGTGCCCGCCACCGCGCCTTCATGGCGCCACGGCTGGTCGGAAGCCTGCTCGCCTTCGCGGCGTTCCCGATCTATCTGGTGACGCGCGGTGCGCCGACGGCGCTGGAAGTCGCGGGCCTTGCCTGGCTGATCGCGCCGATCCTCTTGTCCTGGTTCCTGTCGCGCACCGGCCGCTACGAGAGTGCGCACGTGCTCTCCTCGCTGGCGCTTGCCGGCTTCATCATGGTGGTCGCCGCCCACACCGGCGGAATCGAATCCTTTGCCGCGGTCTGGCTTGTCCTGATTCCGCTGGAGGCCGCGCTTTCGGCCTCGCGCCGCGTGGTCGCGCTTGCTTCCGTGCTGGCACTGTCCGGCGCGGCGCTATTGATCGCGGCCGGCTATCTCGATCTGTTGCCGCCGCCGGTCGATCCGGCGCTGCGCGTCGCGCTGACCGGCTTCGGCGTGGCGTCGGCGATCCTCTACGCCGCAGGGCTGGCGTTCGGCGCCGAATCGCTTGCCCATACCAGCGTCGCGCTGCTCAACCTCGAGGAAGAGCGCTACCGGTTGCTGGCGCGGAACATGAGCGACGTGATCTCGCGTCACCACAAGAACGGCGCCGTGCAGTTCATCTCGCCGGCAGCCGAAACCATGCTCGGGGTGCCGGTCGCAACACTGCTCGGACACGGCCTGTTCGACCGCGTCCATGTCGCCGACCGTCCGGCCTACCTGACCGCGCTTTCGGACGCGGCGCGCACCGGCGAAGCGCGCAGCGTCGAATTCCGCCTGCGGCGAGAGGCGTCGCGCGGCGAACGCGTGGCGGTCGATTTCGTCTGGGTCGAGATGCGTTGCCGCCCGCTGGAACGGCACGCGCAGGACGCGGCTGCGCCGGAAGCGGAGGTCGTCGCCGTGATGCGCGACGTCACCGACCGCAAGCTGCAGGAGCAGGCGCTGGACGGGGCGCTTGTCGCCGCCGAACAGGCCGACGCCGCCAAGAGCCGCTTCCTTGCCACCATGAGCCACGAGCTGCGCACGCCGCTCAATGCCATCATCGGCTTCTCCGAAATGATCGCGAAGGAAGACACGCTGATGCTTGACGCGGCGCGCCGACGCGAATACGCGCAGCTCATCAATGATTCCGGCCAGCATCTGCTGGCGGTGGTGAACGGCATCCTGGACATGTCGAAGATGGAGGCCGGCAATTTCGAGATCGCGCCGGAGCCGTTCGCGCCGCGGCCTGCGCTCGTGAACTGCTGCAACCTGCTGGCGCTGAAGGCGCGCGAAAGCGGTATCGACCTCGCCACCGACGTGCCGCAGGACCTGCCTGATGTCACCGGTGATCCGCGCGCGTTCAAGCAGATCGTCATCAATCTGGTCTCGAACGCCGTCAAGTTCACCGAGCGCGGTGGCAAGGTGATGGTGTCGGCCGGCATCGAGGGCGAGCGGCTCGTGCTGCGCGTCAGCGACACCGGCGTGGGAATTGCGGCCGACGACCTCAAGCGGATCGGCGCGCCATTCTTCCAGGCCGGCAAGACCTATCAGCGCCGCCACGAAGGCACCGGGCTCGGGCTGTCGATCGTGAAAAGCCTGGTCGGCCTGCATTCCGGCGAAATGACGGTGCAGAGCAAGGTCGACGAGGGGACCATTGTCACGGTGGCGCTGCCGCTGATCTTCACAGCGGCGTCGCAGCCCTCCAGCAATATTGCAACACTTTCGCCGGCGCAGCGTCCGCCGCACCAGGAGCCAACGATCCCAGTGAGGAAAAGTGCCTAG
- a CDS encoding NAD(P)-dependent oxidoreductase, with amino-acid sequence MTVLVTGSSGHLGEALVRTLETQGHEAIGIDILPGAFTRHVGSITDRAFVRRCMAGATAVLHAATLHKPHVATHGRQEFVDVNIAGTLNLLEEATAAGVAAFVYTSTTSVFGDALVPPPGQPAAWVTEDVVPAPKNIYGVTKAAAEDLCQLFARNHALPAIVLRTSRFFPEEDDNRAVRAAYADDNAKANEFLYRRVDIEDVVSAHLLALRHAPGRRFARYIISATTPFARDDVAELRGHAPRVVRRCVPDYEAEYARRGWTMIADIDRVYVNEKARTELGWQPRHDFRAIVARLKASQDVLSPLARAIGAKGYHDRVFSEGPYPVE; translated from the coding sequence GTGACCGTGCTGGTGACCGGCAGTTCCGGCCATCTCGGCGAAGCATTGGTGCGGACGCTCGAGACGCAAGGTCACGAAGCGATCGGCATCGACATCCTGCCGGGCGCCTTCACCCGTCACGTCGGCTCGATCACCGACCGCGCCTTCGTGCGCCGCTGCATGGCGGGCGCGACCGCCGTGCTCCATGCGGCCACACTGCATAAGCCGCATGTTGCGACCCACGGCCGGCAGGAGTTCGTCGACGTCAATATTGCCGGCACCCTCAACCTGCTGGAGGAGGCCACGGCGGCCGGCGTCGCCGCCTTCGTCTACACCAGCACGACCAGTGTGTTCGGCGACGCGCTGGTTCCGCCGCCGGGCCAGCCCGCAGCCTGGGTGACGGAGGATGTCGTCCCGGCGCCGAAGAACATCTACGGCGTCACCAAGGCCGCCGCAGAGGATCTCTGCCAGCTCTTCGCGCGCAATCACGCCCTGCCCGCGATCGTGCTGCGCACCTCGCGGTTCTTTCCCGAGGAGGACGACAATCGCGCGGTACGCGCGGCCTATGCCGATGACAATGCCAAGGCCAACGAATTCCTCTATCGCCGCGTCGACATCGAGGATGTGGTCAGCGCGCATCTGCTCGCGCTCCGCCACGCGCCGGGACGAAGGTTTGCGCGTTACATCATCAGCGCCACCACGCCGTTCGCGCGCGACGACGTCGCCGAACTGCGCGGCCACGCACCGCGCGTGGTCCGCCGCTGCGTCCCGGACTATGAAGCCGAATATGCCCGCCGCGGCTGGACCATGATCGCGGACATCGATCGCGTCTATGTCAATGAAAAGGCGCGGACCGAGCTCGGCTGGCAGCCTCGGCACGATTTTCGCGCCATCGTGGCGCGGCTCAAGGCCAGCCAGGACGTCTTGAGCCCGCTCGCACGCGCGATCGGCGCCAAGGGCTATCACGACCGCGTCTTCAGCGAGGGCCCCTATCCCGTCGAATGA
- a CDS encoding DUF5330 domain-containing protein: MSFLLRMAFWLGLVLVLLPREKTHESEKLPQLGASEAVHAATAAVSDMSQFCKRQPAACEVGGQAATIIGQRAQDGARKLYQIITDKAEKKDQPATDKPAADKKAPDHTGSIDTIGGPPGDMAPRDTLTSDDLAAEWHLPPTP, encoded by the coding sequence ATGTCCTTTCTGCTCCGCATGGCGTTCTGGCTTGGGTTGGTGCTCGTGCTGCTGCCGCGGGAGAAGACGCACGAATCGGAAAAGCTGCCGCAGCTCGGCGCCTCCGAGGCGGTGCACGCCGCCACCGCTGCGGTCTCCGACATGAGCCAGTTCTGCAAGCGTCAGCCGGCGGCATGCGAAGTCGGCGGACAGGCCGCGACCATCATCGGCCAGCGCGCCCAGGACGGCGCCCGCAAGCTCTACCAGATCATCACCGACAAGGCCGAAAAGAAGGATCAGCCGGCCACCGACAAGCCCGCTGCCGACAAGAAGGCGCCCGACCATACCGGATCGATCGACACCATCGGCGGACCGCCCGGCGACATGGCCCCGCGCGATACGCTGACCTCGGACGACCTCGCCGCCGAATGGCACCTGCCGCCGACGCCATGA
- a CDS encoding class II aldolase/adducin family protein, which translates to MSPAEARVKQVPSGMTEAEWSQRINLAACYRLVALYGWDDLVDTHISARVPGPDHHFLINPYGLLFEEITASSLVKVDLDGNQLSKSDYSINPAGFTIHSAIHEVREDAICVLHLHTVDGTAVSSSTEGLLPLNQTAQLVTHDLAYHDYEGIALDHDERPRLQRDLGTRNHMILRNHGTLTVGRSVASAFERMYHLERACSMQVRTRMLGPSAYPVDPSAIDKNTELVSNLDRAELRATKLVWPPLLRKLDRIDPSYRT; encoded by the coding sequence ATGTCGCCAGCGGAAGCCCGTGTGAAGCAAGTCCCCTCCGGCATGACCGAGGCCGAGTGGAGCCAGCGCATCAACCTCGCGGCCTGCTACCGGCTGGTCGCGCTGTACGGCTGGGATGATCTCGTCGACACCCACATTTCCGCCCGCGTGCCGGGACCGGACCATCACTTCCTGATCAATCCGTATGGCCTCTTGTTCGAGGAGATCACGGCATCGAGCCTGGTCAAGGTCGATCTCGACGGCAACCAGCTCTCGAAGAGCGACTACAGCATCAATCCCGCCGGCTTCACCATCCATTCGGCGATCCACGAGGTGCGCGAGGACGCGATCTGCGTGCTCCATCTGCACACCGTGGACGGCACCGCGGTCTCGAGCTCGACCGAGGGCCTGTTGCCGCTGAACCAGACCGCGCAGCTCGTCACGCACGACCTTGCCTATCACGACTATGAAGGCATCGCGCTCGATCACGACGAACGGCCGCGCCTGCAGCGCGACCTCGGCACCAGAAACCACATGATCCTGCGCAACCACGGCACGCTGACGGTCGGACGCTCGGTCGCCTCCGCGTTCGAGCGCATGTATCACCTGGAGCGCGCCTGCTCGATGCAGGTTCGCACCCGCATGCTCGGCCCATCGGCCTACCCTGTCGACCCATCCGCGATCGACAAGAACACCGAACTGGTGTCGAACCTCGATCGCGCCGAATTGCGCGCGACAAAGCTCGTCTGGCCGCCGCTCCTGCGCAAGCTCGATCGCATCGATCCGAGCTACCGGACCTGA
- a CDS encoding SufE family protein, whose product MTIDEIRDNFELLDDWDDRYRYVIELGRTLKPMPDEEHSAENKVQGCVSQVWLSKRVGRNGKSEPVLNYLGDSDAHIVRGLIAILLTLYSGTTPREILATDAVALFDEFGFRDHLTPQRSNGLRSMVERIRADAREALATAS is encoded by the coding sequence ATGACGATCGACGAGATCAGGGACAATTTCGAGCTGCTGGACGATTGGGACGATCGCTACCGTTATGTGATCGAGCTCGGCCGCACGCTGAAGCCGATGCCGGACGAGGAGCATTCGGCCGAAAACAAGGTGCAGGGCTGCGTCAGCCAGGTCTGGCTGTCGAAGCGGGTCGGCCGCAATGGCAAGAGCGAGCCGGTGCTGAACTATCTCGGCGACAGCGACGCGCATATCGTGCGCGGGCTGATCGCGATCCTGCTCACGCTCTATTCAGGCACCACGCCGCGGGAAATTCTCGCAACGGACGCGGTCGCGCTGTTCGACGAATTCGGCTTCCGCGATCATCTCACGCCGCAACGCTCCAACGGCCTGCGCTCGATGGTCGAGCGGATCCGCGCCGATGCACGCGAGGCGCTCGCGACTGCCTCCTAA
- a CDS encoding glutamine amidotransferase: MPEATREKRALAIRHLAFEDLGTIADILDQRGYRTTYREAGVDDLAAVELAEDDLFIVLGGPIGAYEEHRYPFLAEELRLIERALRRRSRVLGICLGAQLLARALGARVYPGRAREIGIGAIALTPEGRDSCLGRLAPDPLVLHWHGDTFDLPAGTVRLASTEITPNQAFAHENRVLGLQFHIEAAPRGIERWLIGHTFELGSTGIDVMQLRRELQAQLPAIAARGRDAMAAWIEASETA, from the coding sequence GTGCCTGAGGCCACGCGCGAGAAGCGCGCGCTTGCCATCCGCCACCTCGCCTTCGAGGATCTCGGAACGATCGCCGATATTCTCGATCAACGCGGCTATCGCACGACCTACCGGGAGGCCGGGGTCGACGATCTTGCTGCGGTCGAGCTTGCGGAAGACGATCTTTTCATTGTCCTGGGCGGGCCAATCGGCGCCTATGAAGAACACCGTTACCCGTTTCTTGCCGAAGAGCTGCGACTGATCGAGCGCGCGCTGAGGCGACGTTCGCGCGTGCTTGGCATCTGCCTCGGCGCCCAACTGCTCGCGCGCGCGCTCGGTGCGCGCGTCTATCCCGGCCGCGCCAGGGAGATCGGCATCGGCGCGATTGCGCTGACGCCCGAGGGGCGCGACAGCTGCCTTGGCAGGCTCGCACCCGATCCGCTCGTTCTGCACTGGCACGGCGACACGTTCGACCTGCCCGCCGGCACGGTCCGTCTCGCCTCGACCGAGATCACGCCGAACCAGGCCTTTGCACACGAAAACAGGGTGCTCGGCCTGCAATTCCATATCGAAGCCGCGCCGCGAGGAATCGAGCGCTGGCTGATCGGCCATACTTTCGAGCTTGGATCGACGGGCATCGACGTGATGCAGTTGCGGCGCGAGCTGCAGGCGCAGTTGCCCGCAATTGCTGCCAGGGGCCGCGACGCGATGGCCGCCTGGATCGAGGCGTCGGAGACCGCCTAG
- a CDS encoding M20/M25/M40 family metallo-hydrolase has product MSNPSQLQPVLDRIDADFDNSLARLFTLLRIKSISADPAFAEDCRKAADHLARDIATLGFEASVRPTAGHPAIVAKSSAKGNGAPRPHVLFYGHYDVQPVDPLNLWHRPPFEPIVTDHADGRKIIVARGAEDDKGQLMTFVEACRAWKSVTGSLPLDLTILIEGEEEIGSKNFVPFLEANKQELKADFALVCDTGMWDPNTPAITTSLRGLVYEEVKIKAANRDLHSGVFGGGAQNPIRVLTRILGGIFDDNGHITIPGFYDGVKDLPPDILAQWKKLNLTADTFLKPIGLSIPAGEKDRLLIEQISSRPTCDVNGIVGGYTGEGSKTVIPAEASAKVSFRLVEGQDPVKIRNAFRAYVTARLPGDCKAEFLDHSNAPAIALDWNMKPLAAAKRALTDEWGKEALLIGSGASIPIVADFKKTLGLDTVLIGFGLDDDNIHSPNEKYDLKSFHKGIRSWARILAALAEAPR; this is encoded by the coding sequence TCGCAACTTCAGCCCGTCCTCGACCGCATCGATGCCGATTTCGACAACAGCCTTGCGCGCCTGTTCACGCTGTTGCGCATCAAGTCGATTTCCGCCGATCCGGCGTTCGCCGAGGATTGCAGGAAGGCCGCGGATCATCTCGCGCGCGACATCGCGACGCTCGGCTTCGAGGCCAGCGTCAGGCCGACCGCCGGCCATCCCGCGATCGTTGCAAAGAGCAGCGCGAAGGGGAACGGCGCGCCGCGGCCGCACGTCCTGTTCTACGGCCATTACGATGTGCAGCCGGTCGATCCGCTCAATCTCTGGCATCGTCCGCCGTTCGAGCCGATCGTCACCGACCATGCCGACGGCCGCAAGATCATCGTCGCGCGCGGCGCCGAGGACGACAAGGGGCAACTCATGACCTTCGTCGAGGCTTGCCGCGCCTGGAAGTCGGTGACGGGATCGCTGCCGCTCGACCTCACCATCCTGATCGAGGGCGAGGAGGAGATCGGCTCGAAGAATTTCGTGCCGTTCCTCGAGGCGAACAAGCAGGAGCTGAAGGCGGATTTCGCGCTGGTCTGCGACACCGGCATGTGGGACCCGAACACGCCGGCGATCACCACCTCGCTGCGCGGCCTGGTCTATGAGGAGGTCAAGATCAAGGCGGCGAATCGCGACCTGCATTCCGGTGTGTTCGGTGGCGGCGCGCAGAACCCGATCCGGGTGCTGACCCGCATCCTCGGCGGCATCTTCGACGACAACGGGCATATCACCATTCCCGGCTTCTATGATGGCGTGAAGGACCTGCCGCCCGACATCCTCGCGCAATGGAAGAAGCTCAACCTGACCGCGGACACCTTCCTCAAGCCGATCGGGCTGTCGATTCCGGCGGGTGAAAAGGATCGGTTGCTGATCGAGCAGATTTCCTCGCGTCCGACCTGCGACGTCAACGGCATCGTCGGCGGCTATACCGGAGAGGGTTCGAAGACCGTGATCCCGGCGGAGGCCTCGGCCAAAGTCTCGTTCCGCCTCGTCGAGGGGCAGGACCCGGTCAAGATCCGCAACGCCTTCCGCGCCTACGTCACCGCGCGGCTGCCCGGTGACTGCAAGGCCGAGTTCCTGGACCATTCCAACGCGCCGGCGATTGCGCTTGACTGGAACATGAAGCCGCTCGCCGCCGCCAAGCGTGCGCTGACCGACGAGTGGGGCAAGGAGGCGCTTCTGATCGGCTCCGGCGCCTCGATTCCGATCGTCGCGGATTTCAAGAAGACGCTTGGGCTGGACACGGTGCTGATCGGCTTCGGGCTCGACGACGACAACATCCATTCGCCGAACGAGAAGTACGACCTCAAGAGCTTCCACAAGGGCATCCGCTCCTGGGCGCGCATCCTCGCCGCGCTCGCCGAGGCGCCGCGCTGA
- a CDS encoding peptidoglycan-binding domain-containing protein — protein MPRLIADDEEEMPRRRRKRARAAVAALENERGLLMRLLLRSPKDVIAGLLAFAAASAIITNALFLQAGRHPAPMFGSPAPIPAASLPQGNPLPRPRPAEAASTPEPRLADIRPAETRAVETKVPDSRSPDPMTNLVKATTAAPATTSNIARPPAPIPAAHGEAAAGPRRVAAVQRVLTEYGYGQLKPTGTVGSDTQAAIQKFERDHKMPPTGQVSDRLVRELAAMLGRPIE, from the coding sequence GTGCCTAGACTGATCGCAGACGACGAAGAGGAAATGCCGCGCCGCCGCCGCAAGCGCGCTCGCGCGGCTGTGGCCGCGCTCGAGAACGAGCGTGGCCTTCTGATGCGCCTTCTGCTGCGCAGTCCCAAGGACGTGATCGCCGGCCTGCTGGCCTTCGCCGCGGCGAGTGCGATCATCACCAACGCGCTGTTCCTGCAGGCGGGCCGCCATCCCGCTCCGATGTTCGGGTCGCCGGCGCCGATTCCGGCGGCAAGCCTGCCGCAGGGAAATCCGTTGCCGCGCCCGCGTCCTGCGGAAGCAGCGAGCACGCCGGAGCCGCGCCTCGCCGACATCCGGCCGGCCGAGACCAGGGCGGTCGAGACCAAGGTCCCCGATTCAAGGTCTCCCGACCCCATGACCAATCTGGTCAAGGCGACGACGGCCGCGCCAGCGACGACCTCCAATATTGCGCGTCCGCCGGCACCGATCCCGGCCGCGCATGGTGAAGCGGCGGCGGGCCCGCGCCGGGTCGCCGCCGTGCAGCGCGTGCTCACCGAATATGGCTACGGCCAGTTGAAGCCGACCGGCACGGTCGGCTCCGACACCCAGGCCGCGATCCAGAAATTCGAGCGCGACCACAAGATGCCGCCGACCGGGCAGGTATCGGACCGCCTGGTCCGAGAGCTCGCGGCGATGCTCGGCCGTCCCATCGAGTGA